One Cydia pomonella isolate Wapato2018A chromosome 15, ilCydPomo1, whole genome shotgun sequence DNA window includes the following coding sequences:
- the LOC133525760 gene encoding uncharacterized protein LOC133525760: MAFMMPVMKNDWDIYNSQRSRKTSENAEKGPGAGGRVRKVSESRSEGPALSPRSAAALSPHRSAPAMRSLSYCRAPPSRASLRRADSPKGSASPPAPPAREDKFHSRARAESPPRASRCGACVPYL, from the exons ATGGCGTTCATGATGCCGGTGATGAAGAACGACTGGGACATATACAACTCGCAGCGGTCGCGGAAGACGTCGGAGAACGCGGAGAAGGGGCCCGGCGCCGGCGGGCGCGTGCGGAAGGTGTCGGAGTCGCGGTCGGAGGGCCCGGCGCTGTCGCCGCGCTCGGCCGCCGCGCTGAGCCCGCACCGCTCGGCGCCGGCCATGCGCTCGCTGTCCTACTGCCGCGCGCCGCCCTCGCGCGCCTCGCTGCGCCGCGCCGACAGCCCCAAGGGCTCGGCTagcccgcccgcgccgccggccCGCGAGGACAAGTTCCACAGCAG GGCGCGCGCCGAGTCTCCCCCGCGGGCCTCGCGCTGCGGGGCCTGCGTGCCCTACCTGTGA